Proteins encoded together in one Lysinibacillus sp. FSL K6-0232 window:
- the atpB gene encoding F0F1 ATP synthase subunit A gives MNHEAPLVDVGFLTFNLSTVMMLLVAAIVVFLIAFVSTRSLKLKPTGMQNFMEWIMDFVKNIIKSNMDWKTGGRFHILGITLIMFIAISNLLGLPFSIVYGHELWWKSPTADPTVTMTLAAMILVLTQYYGVKMRGTGNYVGTFFKPMSFMFPLKLVEEFANTLTLGLRLYGNIYAGEILLALLAGLAVSGPMGFIGAIVPMMAWQGFSIFIGFIQAFIFTMLTMVYMAHKVSDDH, from the coding sequence ATGAATCATGAAGCTCCATTAGTAGATGTCGGTTTTTTAACATTTAATTTATCGACAGTTATGATGTTACTAGTTGCCGCAATTGTCGTCTTTTTAATTGCCTTTGTTTCAACTAGAAGTCTAAAGTTAAAACCAACTGGTATGCAAAACTTCATGGAATGGATTATGGATTTCGTTAAGAATATTATCAAAAGCAACATGGACTGGAAAACTGGTGGTCGATTCCATATTCTAGGTATTACATTAATTATGTTTATCGCAATATCGAACTTACTAGGTCTTCCATTCTCAATCGTCTATGGTCATGAGCTATGGTGGAAGTCACCAACAGCAGACCCTACAGTAACGATGACGTTGGCAGCAATGATTTTAGTCTTAACGCAATACTATGGTGTTAAAATGAGAGGTACAGGAAATTACGTTGGTACATTCTTCAAACCAATGTCATTCATGTTCCCACTTAAACTAGTAGAAGAATTTGCAAACACATTAACATTAGGTCTACGTCTTTACGGTAACATTTATGCAGGTGAGATTTTACTTGCTTTACTTGCAGGATTAGCAGTATCTGGTCCTATGGGATTCATCGGAGCAATCGTTCCTATGATGGCATGGCAAGGTTTCTCAATTTTCATCGGCTTTATCCAAGCCTTTATCTTCACAATGTTAACAATGGTTTACATGGCTCATAAAGTGAGCGATGACCATTAA